In a single window of the uncultured Dysgonomonas sp. genome:
- a CDS encoding LiaF domain-containing protein: protein MERDFKDKYLFKRNRGNGIGFALFLILFGGIYLFLNLGIIPIEYKRILISWQMLLIVLGIWNLLKKQFVGAFFLIAIGCFFIYPVLCSVFPEHFVRFDVDIKTYWPVLLIAGGILLVISRSFPSSKRGHRKEYRYESTNDNYNPAEQNSADYVDKNLMFGSSEQIVLSQNFKGGEANVMFGELIIDLRRANLSEYPGILEANVMFGSIVIYTPSDWTVELKSSSFLGSFEDKRYHISNKISESSAPRLIIKGSAMFGSGEIRS from the coding sequence ATGGAAAGAGATTTTAAAGATAAATACCTATTTAAGAGAAACCGGGGAAATGGAATCGGATTTGCTCTTTTTCTTATTCTTTTTGGTGGAATATACCTATTCCTCAATCTTGGTATTATACCTATAGAATATAAACGGATACTTATATCCTGGCAGATGCTCCTGATCGTATTAGGTATTTGGAACTTATTAAAAAAACAATTTGTCGGAGCTTTCTTTCTCATAGCTATCGGATGTTTTTTCATTTATCCTGTTTTGTGCAGCGTATTTCCTGAACACTTTGTAAGATTCGATGTCGATATTAAAACATATTGGCCGGTTCTGCTTATTGCCGGAGGTATTCTTTTAGTAATAAGCCGCTCATTCCCTTCTTCGAAAAGAGGCCATCGTAAAGAATACAGATATGAATCAACAAATGACAATTATAATCCGGCAGAACAAAACAGTGCTGACTATGTTGATAAAAATCTGATGTTCGGAAGCTCTGAACAAATAGTTCTCTCGCAAAACTTCAAGGGAGGAGAAGCCAATGTGATGTTTGGTGAGCTGATTATAGATTTGCGCAGGGCAAACCTAAGCGAATACCCCGGTATACTCGAGGCTAATGTGATGTTTGGCAGTATTGTCATATATACACCGTCCGACTGGACTGTAGAATTAAAAAGCAGTTCCTTTCTTGGTTCGTTCGAAGACAAACGCTATCATATCAGCAATAAAATATCAGAAAGCAGTGCGCCACGCCTTATTATAAAAGGGAGTGCCATGTTCGGAAGTGGTGAAATAAGAAGCTAA
- a CDS encoding helix-turn-helix domain-containing protein: MKYKEKIATEIIRMIEQDLYSISEICKTFKISRKTFYEWKKIKPDFKEAVEEAIDHREDVMIASARIGLKQLLEGYVQKKEKITYVPDKNDPVNDVEKCRIVEKKFCPPSIRAIKYVLDREERKKDRDRLLASERRPLIIEVQDEETKRELMVLQENGFRPGGSLNPEVVTAVDRKLEEELKVKSEERKIGNGQVVEQTPVAQPPAVPVEKPKPKNPYPFLPPGYTSRTD; this comes from the coding sequence ATGAAGTATAAAGAAAAAATAGCCACAGAAATTATCCGGATGATAGAACAGGACTTGTACAGCATTTCTGAAATCTGCAAAACATTTAAAATCAGCCGTAAAACATTTTATGAATGGAAAAAGATTAAACCTGATTTTAAAGAAGCGGTAGAAGAAGCCATCGACCACCGCGAAGATGTAATGATAGCCTCGGCTCGGATAGGGCTAAAACAACTGCTCGAAGGTTATGTGCAGAAAAAGGAGAAGATCACTTATGTCCCCGACAAAAACGATCCGGTAAACGATGTGGAGAAATGCCGCATAGTGGAAAAGAAATTCTGCCCACCGAGTATCCGTGCCATAAAGTATGTGCTTGACCGCGAAGAAAGGAAAAAGGATAGAGACCGCTTACTGGCATCGGAGCGCCGTCCGCTGATCATCGAAGTGCAGGACGAGGAAACCAAACGTGAGCTGATGGTCTTGCAAGAGAACGGTTTCCGTCCGGGCGGCTCACTCAATCCGGAGGTAGTTACTGCTGTAGATAGGAAACTGGAAGAAGAACTAAAAGTGAAAAGTGAAGAACGAAAAATTGGAAATGGGCAAGTTGTGGAACAGACTCCTGTCGCTCAACCACCTGCCGTCCCGGTAGAGAAACCCAAGCCGAAGAATCCCTATCCGTTTTTGCCTCCGGGATATACGTCGAGGACGGATTGA
- the serS gene encoding serine--tRNA ligase has protein sequence MLTLKTISENPELVIKKLAKKHFDGKEIIGKVLDIDQTRKKTQTTLDASLAESNSLSKHIGQLMKEGKKAEAEAAKNRVSELKGENKILEDALRQAEQDLQDLLVLIPNLPADEVPEGRTPEDNVVERTGGAIPELGEDALPHWDLAKKYDLIDFELGVKISGAGFPVYKGKGARLQRALINYFLDKAREAGYLEVQPPYVVNATSGYGTGNLPDKEGQMYHATIDDLYLIPTAEVPVTNIYRDVILEERDFPVMNTAYSACFRREAGSYGKDVRGLNRLHQFDKVEIVRIDKPEHSYQSLKEMVAHVQSLVEELGLPWRILRLCGGDMSFTSALTFDFEVFSAAQQRWLEVSSVSNFESYQANRLKCRYRDADKKIQLVHTLNGSALALPRIVAALLENNQTPEGIRIPDALVPYTGFEFIN, from the coding sequence ATGTTGACGCTGAAAACCATTAGTGAGAATCCGGAGCTGGTTATTAAAAAACTGGCTAAGAAACATTTCGACGGAAAAGAAATAATAGGAAAAGTGCTGGATATAGACCAGACCAGAAAAAAGACGCAAACAACACTTGATGCAAGCCTCGCCGAATCCAATAGCTTATCCAAACATATCGGGCAACTGATGAAGGAAGGGAAAAAAGCTGAAGCCGAAGCCGCAAAAAACAGGGTGTCGGAATTGAAAGGCGAAAATAAAATACTTGAAGATGCTTTGCGTCAGGCCGAACAGGATTTGCAGGATTTATTGGTACTTATCCCCAATCTTCCCGCCGATGAGGTGCCCGAAGGCCGCACACCTGAAGATAATGTAGTGGAACGTACCGGAGGTGCTATTCCCGAATTGGGGGAAGATGCGCTGCCTCACTGGGATCTGGCGAAGAAGTATGATTTGATAGATTTTGAACTTGGTGTAAAGATATCGGGTGCAGGTTTTCCTGTTTATAAAGGAAAGGGTGCCCGCCTGCAACGTGCATTGATTAATTATTTCCTGGATAAGGCTCGCGAAGCCGGATATCTCGAAGTGCAACCGCCTTATGTCGTGAATGCAACTTCGGGTTACGGTACAGGTAATCTACCGGACAAAGAAGGTCAGATGTATCACGCTACTATAGATGATTTATATTTGATACCGACGGCAGAAGTTCCGGTAACTAATATTTATCGTGATGTAATTTTGGAAGAGAGGGACTTTCCTGTAATGAATACTGCATACTCTGCTTGTTTTCGTCGCGAAGCAGGTTCATATGGAAAAGACGTAAGAGGACTGAACCGTTTACATCAGTTCGATAAGGTAGAGATTGTACGTATCGATAAACCGGAGCATTCCTATCAATCGCTGAAAGAAATGGTGGCTCATGTTCAGTCACTGGTAGAAGAGTTGGGTTTGCCTTGGCGTATTCTTCGTCTGTGTGGCGGAGATATGAGTTTCACTTCAGCTCTTACATTCGACTTCGAAGTATTCTCTGCGGCACAACAACGATGGCTGGAAGTAAGTTCTGTATCTAACTTCGAAAGCTATCAGGCCAACCGTTTGAAATGCCGTTACCGTGACGCCGATAAAAAAATACAGTTGGTGCATACCCTGAACGGAAGTGCTTTAGCCTTGCCGCGTATAGTTGCCGCTTTATTGGAAAATAATCAAACGCCCGAAGGTATTCGTATACCGGACGCATTGGTACCGTATACCGGTTTTGAATTTATTAATTAA
- a CDS encoding SPOR domain-containing protein, with protein MNKKLIGIGLAIAFVIGFGSCKPKQSAYKSVYEAAKERDVEDNTTSAAVSKPAETTPTYTASTNESVRKEKVTPVYESDAAGLKAYSVVVAAMAMKPGAESLKERFGNDGYNIILARNEQGMYRVIIASYDSKEQAVAKKNEILAKYAELGEPSTLKAKYGIPFNDWWILQREY; from the coding sequence ATGAATAAAAAATTAATTGGAATCGGATTGGCTATTGCCTTTGTTATAGGTTTTGGTTCATGTAAGCCAAAGCAAAGTGCCTATAAATCGGTGTATGAGGCAGCTAAAGAAAGGGACGTGGAAGATAATACAACATCGGCTGCTGTTTCTAAACCGGCAGAAACCACGCCAACATATACTGCAAGTACAAATGAATCGGTAAGAAAAGAAAAAGTTACTCCGGTATATGAAAGTGATGCAGCAGGATTGAAAGCATATAGTGTTGTAGTTGCTGCTATGGCTATGAAACCCGGAGCAGAATCATTGAAAGAAAGATTCGGAAACGATGGTTACAATATTATTCTGGCTCGTAACGAACAAGGTATGTACCGTGTGATTATCGCAAGCTACGATTCTAAAGAACAAGCTGTAGCAAAGAAAAACGAAATTTTAGCAAAATATGCAGAATTGGGTGAGCCTTCTACATTGAAAGCTAAATATGGTATCCCATTCAATGACTGGTGGATACTTCAGAGAGAATACTAA
- a CDS encoding SPOR domain-containing protein, which produces MKISVHTTLLLAFIFLALPCKSQKNQDKKYKSFYHSVNKAHGEMPVQTSRVADSDIIIEKITVAELDSVMKNLTGVTDIMQGGKSLLHPVVTLELDPYSSASQALFGCVEGLDRIPEVGKSTPEPKIQSFPMVKKTRIIAAVTPTSTKKTTETERTTMVPSGTTTPVRTAPKATTVAPKTETAAPASKPSTSFRSFNDSDWKLFRSVDVKLVDQADNGYMKKYAIVLGTFKSLNNAEFIKRTFNGLGERSIVVKSNQGIYYALLGSYDSEADAIQKLEEVTKKYTEGVSKTRRISRFGIPLDDLWILILK; this is translated from the coding sequence ATGAAAATATCGGTACACACAACTTTACTTTTAGCTTTTATCTTTCTTGCTTTACCATGTAAATCTCAGAAAAATCAGGATAAAAAATATAAAAGTTTTTATCATTCGGTGAATAAAGCACATGGAGAAATGCCGGTGCAAACCAGCCGGGTTGCAGACTCGGATATTATAATCGAAAAAATAACAGTGGCAGAGTTAGATTCTGTGATGAAAAATCTAACAGGTGTAACAGATATCATGCAGGGCGGAAAATCGTTATTGCATCCGGTTGTTACATTGGAATTAGATCCTTATTCTTCTGCTTCTCAGGCTCTGTTTGGCTGTGTTGAAGGTTTGGACAGGATTCCTGAGGTCGGGAAAAGTACTCCTGAGCCGAAAATTCAGAGCTTCCCGATGGTGAAGAAGACCCGTATAATTGCGGCTGTAACTCCTACTTCTACAAAAAAAACAACAGAGACAGAGCGTACAACTATGGTGCCATCGGGTACAACAACTCCGGTAAGAACTGCACCAAAAGCTACTACAGTTGCTCCGAAAACAGAAACAGCAGCACCAGCTTCAAAACCATCGACGTCATTTCGTTCGTTCAATGATTCCGACTGGAAATTGTTTCGTTCTGTGGATGTGAAATTGGTAGATCAGGCAGATAATGGATATATGAAGAAATATGCTATTGTGCTGGGGACTTTCAAGAGCCTTAACAATGCAGAATTCATAAAGCGGACATTTAATGGATTAGGAGAACGCTCCATTGTAGTGAAGAGTAATCAGGGAATATATTATGCCTTGCTAGGTAGTTATGATTCAGAGGCAGATGCTATCCAAAAACTAGAAGAAGTAACAAAAAAATATACAGAAGGAGTTTCAAAGACAAGGCGCATAAGCCGTTTTGGAATACCTCTCGACGATTTGTGGATTTTGATACTTAAATAA
- a CDS encoding MBL fold metallo-hydrolase encodes MRIKFLGTGTSTGVPEIGCRCEVCTSDNIKDRRLRASVLVSIDGTRLLIDCGPDFREQIMYEEFAPIDGVLLTHEHYDHVGGLDDLRPFCKFADVDIYANDITLDALRKRTPYFFLEHKYPGVPALLLHEVDKDRSFTIKNVEVQPIGVMHYKLPILGYRIGKFAYLTDVKSIPEEEYSKLEGLEVLVINALRLGEHISHLSLSQALEEVEKIAPKKAYLIHMSHGIGLHDIVQQTLPENVFLSYDGLEVSIS; translated from the coding sequence ATGAGGATTAAATTCTTGGGGACAGGGACGTCTACAGGAGTACCTGAAATAGGATGTCGATGCGAGGTGTGTACCTCCGATAATATAAAAGACAGACGCTTACGAGCGTCTGTCTTGGTGAGTATAGATGGCACAAGATTGTTGATTGATTGCGGCCCCGATTTCAGAGAGCAAATTATGTATGAAGAATTTGCTCCTATCGATGGCGTATTACTTACGCATGAGCACTACGACCATGTTGGAGGATTGGATGATTTGCGGCCGTTTTGCAAATTTGCGGATGTTGATATTTACGCCAATGATATTACGTTAGATGCGCTAAGGAAGCGCACTCCTTATTTTTTTCTGGAACATAAGTATCCGGGGGTTCCCGCATTATTATTACATGAAGTAGATAAGGATAGATCTTTCACTATTAAGAATGTGGAAGTGCAGCCCATAGGCGTAATGCATTATAAACTTCCTATTCTGGGTTATCGTATCGGTAAATTTGCATATCTGACAGATGTAAAGTCTATTCCGGAAGAAGAGTATTCCAAATTGGAGGGCTTGGAGGTATTGGTCATAAATGCTTTGCGCCTGGGAGAACATATATCACATCTGAGTCTGTCGCAAGCATTGGAGGAAGTAGAGAAGATAGCACCTAAGAAGGCTTACCTTATCCATATGTCGCATGGTATCGGTTTGCATGATATAGTGCAGCAGACTCTGCCTGAGAATGTGTTCTTGTCCTATGATGGGCTGGAGGTATCTATATCGTGA
- a CDS encoding flavin reductase family protein — protein sequence MKQDWKPGTLIYPLPAAMISCGSHPDEYNIITLSWLGTICTNPPMCYISVRPERHSYNIIKRDMEFVINITTEELAYATDWCGVKSGKDFNKFEEMKLTVGKASVVQAPIIEESPLNIECRVKEILSLGSHDMFIADVVNVKADEKYIDSSTGKFSLEDANPIAYSHGQYYELGNKIGGFGWTVRKKKDEEL from the coding sequence ATGAAACAAGACTGGAAACCGGGAACACTTATATATCCCTTGCCTGCCGCCATGATTAGTTGCGGAAGCCATCCGGATGAGTATAATATCATTACCCTCAGTTGGCTGGGAACTATATGCACCAATCCGCCAATGTGCTATATATCAGTTCGCCCCGAACGTCATTCCTACAATATCATCAAACGTGATATGGAGTTTGTGATAAACATCACCACCGAAGAACTGGCTTATGCAACCGATTGGTGCGGTGTGAAATCAGGGAAAGACTTCAATAAGTTTGAAGAAATGAAACTGACTGTAGGAAAAGCTTCTGTAGTACAGGCCCCAATCATTGAAGAATCACCGTTAAATATAGAGTGCCGGGTAAAGGAAATACTCAGTCTCGGTTCACACGATATGTTTATTGCCGACGTAGTAAACGTGAAAGCAGACGAGAAATACATCGACAGCTCAACAGGCAAATTCAGTCTCGAAGACGCAAATCCCATAGCTTATTCGCACGGCCAGTATTACGAACTGGGCAATAAAATCGGAGGATTCGGCTGGACCGTCAGAAAGAAGAAAGACGAGGAATTATAA
- the pyrI gene encoding aspartate carbamoyltransferase regulatory subunit: MKEQRKELQVAALCNGTAIDHIPSNVVFKVVSLLELEKLSNPITIGNNLESKKMNTKGIIKISDKFFEEEVINKIALIAPNVVLNIIKDYTVVEKKRVILPQKIKGIMKCNNPKCITNNEPMATKFDVIDRENIELQCHYCSVKIKKDEIILK; encoded by the coding sequence ATGAAAGAACAAAGGAAAGAATTACAAGTAGCTGCTCTCTGCAATGGTACGGCAATAGATCATATACCTTCAAATGTAGTTTTCAAAGTAGTCTCACTACTTGAACTAGAAAAGCTAAGCAATCCTATCACCATAGGTAATAATCTGGAAAGCAAAAAGATGAATACCAAAGGTATCATCAAGATTTCCGACAAATTCTTTGAAGAAGAAGTTATTAACAAGATAGCCTTAATAGCTCCTAATGTTGTATTAAACATCATCAAAGACTATACTGTAGTGGAGAAGAAAAGAGTTATCCTTCCTCAAAAAATAAAGGGCATAATGAAGTGTAACAACCCCAAATGTATTACCAACAATGAACCCATGGCTACAAAATTTGATGTTATCGACAGAGAGAATATTGAGTTGCAATGCCATTATTGCAGTGTAAAAATAAAGAAAGACGAGATTATCCTGAAATGA
- the pyrB gene encoding aspartate carbamoyltransferase, producing MCNKSLVSITDYSKEDILRIINLTKKFDENPNRRLLEGKVCATLFFEPSTRTRLSFETAVNRLGGRIIGFSDAATTSSSKGETLKDTIAMVNNYADIIIMRHHLEGAARYASEVSSIPIINAGDGANQHPTQTMLDLYSIFKTQGTLENLELTVVGDLKYGRTVHSLIIGMSHFNPTFNFVAPEELRLPETYKNFCDTHGIRYKEYTDFSPEVINNADILYMTRVQRERFTDLMEYEKVKNVYILKKDMIADTKENLRILHPLPRVNEIQQDVDDSPKAYYFEQAKNGVFTREAVICDALNINVE from the coding sequence ATGTGCAACAAAAGCCTGGTATCCATTACTGATTATTCTAAAGAAGATATTCTGAGAATAATCAACCTGACTAAAAAGTTCGATGAAAATCCTAACCGAAGATTACTGGAAGGAAAAGTCTGCGCCACCCTCTTCTTCGAACCCTCTACGCGTACACGTCTTAGCTTTGAGACTGCAGTAAACAGACTGGGAGGACGCATCATTGGTTTTTCCGATGCAGCAACTACCAGTTCTTCGAAAGGGGAAACACTCAAAGATACGATTGCCATGGTAAATAATTATGCCGATATCATTATTATGCGCCATCATCTGGAAGGGGCTGCACGCTACGCATCGGAAGTATCTTCTATACCGATCATTAATGCAGGAGACGGAGCCAACCAGCATCCAACACAAACAATGCTCGATCTCTACTCTATATTTAAAACACAGGGAACTCTGGAGAATCTCGAACTAACAGTGGTCGGAGATTTGAAATACGGACGTACCGTGCACTCTCTTATAATCGGGATGTCCCACTTCAATCCTACATTCAACTTTGTAGCCCCTGAAGAATTAAGACTACCTGAGACATACAAAAATTTCTGCGATACGCATGGTATCAGATATAAAGAATACACAGACTTCTCTCCCGAAGTAATAAACAATGCAGACATACTCTACATGACCCGTGTACAACGCGAACGCTTCACAGACCTGATGGAGTATGAAAAAGTGAAGAATGTATATATCCTCAAAAAAGATATGATAGCAGATACTAAAGAGAACCTGAGAATATTACATCCTCTTCCTCGTGTCAATGAAATACAACAGGATGTGGACGACAGCCCTAAGGCTTATTATTTTGAGCAGGCTAAGAACGGAGTATTCACCCGCGAAGCCGTTATATGTGATGCGTTGAATATTAATGTAGAATAA
- a CDS encoding saccharopine dehydrogenase family protein, which produces MGKVLIIGAGGVGTVVAHKVAQNMDVFTEIMLASRTKSKCDAIAEAIGGNKIKTAQVDADNVEDLKRLFNSFKPELVINVALPYQDLTIMDACLACGVNYLDTANYEPKEEAKYEYSWQWAYQERFKEAGLTAILGCGFDPGVTSVFTAYAAKHHFDEIHYLDIVDCNAGDHGKAFATNFNPEINIREVTQKGKYWEDGEWVETEPHAIHKPLDYPNIGPKESYVIYHEELESLVKNFPTLKRARFWMTFGQEYLTHLRVIQNIGMARIDPIIYNGVEIVPIQFLKAVLPDPGELGENYTGETSIGCRIKGIKDGKERTYYVYNNCSHEAAYKETGAQGVSYTTGVPATIGAIMFMKGLWHKPGVYNVEEFNPDPFMEQLNKQGLPWHELFDIDLEM; this is translated from the coding sequence ATGGGAAAAGTTTTAATTATCGGAGCCGGAGGTGTTGGCACAGTTGTGGCACACAAAGTTGCCCAGAATATGGATGTCTTCACCGAAATAATGCTGGCCAGCCGTACAAAATCGAAATGTGATGCTATTGCTGAAGCCATAGGTGGGAATAAAATAAAGACAGCACAGGTTGATGCCGACAATGTCGAAGATTTGAAGAGGCTATTTAATTCTTTCAAGCCGGAACTGGTTATCAATGTCGCATTGCCTTATCAGGATCTTACAATTATGGATGCCTGTCTTGCATGCGGAGTGAATTATCTGGACACAGCTAATTATGAGCCGAAAGAAGAAGCTAAATATGAATACAGCTGGCAATGGGCTTATCAGGAAAGATTTAAAGAAGCCGGACTAACAGCAATACTTGGTTGCGGGTTCGACCCCGGAGTAACCAGTGTATTCACAGCGTACGCTGCCAAACACCATTTCGACGAGATACATTACCTCGACATCGTAGATTGTAACGCAGGTGATCATGGAAAAGCTTTTGCAACGAACTTCAATCCGGAAATTAATATACGTGAAGTTACCCAGAAAGGTAAATACTGGGAAGACGGCGAATGGGTGGAGACAGAGCCTCATGCCATACATAAACCATTGGATTACCCAAATATCGGACCAAAGGAATCATACGTGATCTATCACGAAGAATTGGAGTCACTCGTAAAAAACTTCCCAACTCTGAAACGTGCCCGTTTCTGGATGACATTCGGACAAGAGTATCTCACACATTTACGCGTTATACAGAACATAGGGATGGCACGTATCGATCCTATTATTTATAACGGGGTGGAAATCGTCCCTATTCAGTTTCTGAAAGCCGTATTGCCTGACCCGGGAGAACTTGGAGAAAATTACACGGGCGAAACATCTATCGGATGCCGTATCAAAGGTATTAAAGATGGAAAAGAACGTACATATTATGTCTATAACAATTGCTCCCACGAAGCAGCCTACAAAGAGACTGGCGCACAAGGGGTGAGTTATACGACAGGTGTGCCGGCAACCATAGGAGCCATCATGTTTATGAAAGGCCTTTGGCATAAACCGGGAGTATACAATGTAGAAGAATTTAATCCAGATCCGTTTATGGAACAGTTGAATAAACAAGGGTTGCCTTGGCACGAATTGTTCGATATAGATCTTGAAATGTAA
- the atpD gene encoding F0F1 ATP synthase subunit beta: MSQIVGHVSQIIGPVVDVFFDTANPALNLPNINDALEIKRPDGRSLILEVKQHIGEDTVRAVAMDSTDGLSRGLDVIPLGSPIRMPAGDQVKGRLMNVVGDAIDGMSILDKANGNPIHREPPKFEELQTTREVLFTGIKVVDLLAPYAKGGKVGLFGGAGVGKTVLIMELINNIAKKHNGYSVFAGVGERTREGNDLLREMIESKVVRYGEEFEKSMEEGHWDLSKVDPKELEKSQISLVFGQMNEPPGARADVALSGLTIAESFRDAKSDGPKDILLFIDNIFRFTQAGSEVSALLGRMPSAVGYQPTLATEMGAMQERITSTKNGSITSVQAVYVPADDLTDPAPATTFSHLDATTVLDRKITEMGIYPAVDPLGSTSRSLDPIVVGQEHYDTAQRVKEILQRNKELQDIIAILGMEELSDEDRQTVNRARRIQRFLSQPFNVAEQFTGVPGVIVDIQDTIKGFQRILDGEVDYLPEQAFLNVGTIEDAIEKGKKILAQAAE; this comes from the coding sequence ATGTCACAAATTGTTGGGCATGTATCTCAAATAATCGGACCAGTGGTGGACGTGTTTTTCGACACAGCCAACCCTGCATTGAACTTGCCGAATATTAACGATGCCCTTGAAATTAAAAGGCCTGATGGTCGTTCTTTGATTCTCGAAGTTAAACAACACATAGGCGAAGACACTGTACGTGCCGTAGCTATGGATAGTACCGACGGTTTGAGCCGGGGACTGGATGTGATACCTTTAGGTTCACCTATCAGAATGCCTGCCGGAGATCAGGTAAAAGGCCGTCTGATGAATGTTGTAGGTGATGCCATTGATGGTATGAGTATTTTGGATAAGGCGAATGGGAATCCTATCCATCGGGAACCTCCGAAATTTGAAGAACTACAGACTACACGCGAAGTTCTTTTCACCGGGATCAAAGTAGTAGACTTACTGGCGCCGTATGCAAAAGGAGGTAAAGTAGGTTTGTTCGGTGGAGCCGGGGTGGGCAAGACCGTACTGATCATGGAACTTATTAATAATATTGCAAAAAAACACAACGGTTATTCCGTATTTGCAGGGGTAGGGGAACGTACCCGTGAAGGAAATGACCTGTTGCGTGAAATGATAGAGTCGAAAGTTGTACGTTACGGAGAAGAGTTTGAAAAAAGCATGGAAGAGGGCCATTGGGATTTGTCGAAAGTAGATCCTAAAGAACTTGAAAAATCTCAGATATCACTTGTGTTCGGACAGATGAACGAACCTCCCGGAGCACGTGCCGACGTAGCCCTTTCGGGACTGACCATAGCAGAATCCTTCCGCGATGCAAAATCAGACGGGCCAAAAGATATCCTTTTATTTATTGATAATATATTCCGTTTTACACAAGCTGGTTCGGAAGTTTCGGCCCTTTTGGGACGTATGCCTTCGGCAGTAGGTTATCAGCCAACATTGGCAACGGAAATGGGGGCGATGCAGGAACGTATTACTTCTACTAAGAATGGGTCTATTACCTCGGTACAGGCTGTATATGTACCTGCCGATGACTTGACCGACCCTGCGCCTGCGACAACATTTTCCCACTTGGATGCTACAACGGTTCTCGATCGTAAGATTACCGAAATGGGTATTTATCCGGCTGTGGACCCGCTGGGTTCAACTTCCCGGAGCCTTGACCCTATCGTTGTAGGACAGGAGCATTACGATACAGCCCAACGGGTGAAAGAAATACTTCAACGCAATAAGGAATTACAGGATATTATTGCCATTCTGGGTATGGAAGAGCTTTCCGATGAGGACAGGCAAACTGTAAACCGCGCAAGACGTATTCAACGCTTCTTGTCTCAGCCGTTCAATGTGGCAGAGCAATTTACCGGGGTACCGGGTGTGATCGTCGATATTCAGGATACTATCAAAGGCTTTCAGCGAATATTGGACGGAGAAGTGGATTACTTACCTGAACAGGCATTTTTGAATGTAGGAACAATCGAAGATGCTATAGAAAAGGGTAAGAAAATACTGGCTCAGGCTGCTGAATAA
- the atpC gene encoding ATP synthase F1 subunit epsilon: protein MKKTELQLNIISAEKKLFSGAVASVVIPGISGSFGVYPDHAPLISPLKEGVIIYTVGGSEKTVEVNGGIAEVNNGVVTICVA, encoded by the coding sequence ATGAAAAAAACAGAACTCCAACTTAATATTATATCAGCCGAAAAGAAACTGTTTTCGGGTGCTGTAGCTTCGGTGGTCATACCCGGTATTTCGGGTAGCTTCGGAGTTTATCCCGACCATGCACCGTTGATTTCACCATTGAAAGAAGGTGTAATAATTTATACGGTCGGCGGATCGGAAAAAACAGTAGAAGTGAATGGCGGTATAGCAGAAGTGAACAACGGAGTTGTGACAATTTGTGTAGCTTAA